A genomic stretch from Nilaparvata lugens isolate BPH chromosome 8, ASM1435652v1, whole genome shotgun sequence includes:
- the LOC111047417 gene encoding Werner syndrome ATP-dependent helicase: MASRKLPEWMCNSKEKGTSEIETSRPSQLLKFTGRIIFIKDGDEAGLNHELGLLIKRIETFHEEVGEKFAVGFDIEWPVDLKRRFFGKVSLMQICPDESLCYIIQLGSYEVLPEIIQTFMSLRSVILVGNCIRNDVWKIGRDFQLSLINVVSKNVRDLGVYANTVISPPQTWSLQNLVQYCLKKDLDKTEEVRLSDWGKSLTKQQTLYAATDAYASLLVYKHLKQLETKNLEILARATMKKATVDRS, translated from the exons ATGGCGAGTCGAAAACTGCCTGAATGGATGTGCAATTCAAAAGAAAAG GGTACATCTGAAATTGAAACCAGTAGACCATCTCAACTTCTCAAATTCACAGGAAGGATAATCTTCATCAAAGACGGTGACGAAGCAGGCTTGAACCATGAGCTTGGCTtactaat aaAAAGAATAGAAACTTTTCACGAAGAAGTTGGAGAAAAATTCGCTGTGGGCTTTGACATAGAATGGCCTGTTGATTTGAAACGAAGATTCTTTGGAAAGGTTTCACTTATGCAAATATGTCCGGATGAAAGTCTTTGTTACATAATTCAG CTTGGAAGCTACGAGGTGTTACCTGAAATTATTCAAACTTTTATGTCATTACGAAGTGTGATACTAGTCGGCAATTGTATCAGGAA CGATGTATGGAAAATCGGTCGTGATTTTCAACTTTCTCTAATAAACGTTGTTTCAAAGAACGTTCGAGATCTTGGAGTTTATGCAAATACTGTGATCAGTCCTCCACAAACTTGGAGTCTTCAGAACCTTGTCCAGTATTGT CTGAAAAAAGATCTGGATAAAACAGAGGAAGTGAGATTAAGTGACTGGGGAAAATCATTGACGAAACAGCAAACTCTATATGCAGCAACAGATGCCTAT GCTTCCCTCCTAGTCTACAAGCACTTAAAACAACTAGAAACCAAAAACCTGGAGATTTTAGCTCGTGCTACTATGAAAAAAGCCACAGTTGACCGCAGTTAA
- the LOC111047419 gene encoding charged multivesicular body protein 5: MNRIFGRAKPKEPPPDMNDVIKGVDSRAETIEKKIQRLDGELKKYKDQMATMREGPAKNNIKQKAMRVLKQRKMYEEQALNLRQQSFNMEQANFATQSLKDTQATVVAMKAGVKQMQQEFKKININQIEDIQDEMADMLEMHEEVQEALGRTYGMPDIDDDELAAELDALGDEIALDADTSYLDDAVKAPDAPSSKPEAKPDKNKDGIPVDEFGLPQIPAS, encoded by the exons ATGAATAGGATATTTGGTAGAGCAAAACCTAAAGAACCTCCTCCAGATATGAACGATGTGATAAAAGGG GTTGACAGTCGAGCTGAAacaattgagaagaaaatacagcGTTTAGATGGGGAgctaaaaaaatacaaagatcAAATGGCCACAATGAGAGAAGGTCCTGCAAAGAATAACATTAAACAAAAAGCAATGAGAGTCCTGAAACAACGTAAAAT GTATGAGGAACAAGCACTGAATCTGAGACAGCAGTCGTTCAACATGGAACAAGCCAACTTTGCCACTCAGTCTTTGAAAGATACCCAAGCAACTGTTGTGGCCATGAAAGCTGGAGTCAAACAAATGCAGCAGGAGTTCAAGAAGATTAATATCAATCAAATCGAG GACATCCAAGACGAGATGGCCGACATGCTAGAGATGCACGAGGAGGTGCAGGAGGCGCTGGGCCGCACCTACGGCATGCCCGACATCGATGACGACGAGCTAGCTGCCGAATTGGACGCGTTGGGCGACGAGATCGCTCTGGACGCCGACACCTCATATCTGGACGACGCTGTCAAGGCGCCCGATGCGCCCAGTAGTAAGCCGGAGGCCAAACCCGACAAGAACAAG GACGGCATACCTGTAGACGAGTTTGGCCTACCTCAAATCCCAGCTTCATAA